The genomic DNA AATTACTCTTTGAATACATAGACCCGAAAGAAATCTATAAAGAAGAATTTCTAAAAAGCATTGACAAAGGTTTGGAATACATACAAGAAAAAAAGAACAACACGAGTAAGAACGTTCAATGAATATATCTCGTAGTAGATTCTTCACTTCATTCAGAATGAAAAGTTCACCCAAAAAATTTTAAAACATACTACATACTAAACTACTCACATACTCAACTACTTAATGACACAAACAAAAACATTCAAAGTCGCCGATATTAAACTTGCATCGGAAGGAAGAAAAAAAATTGAATGGGCAGAATCACGCATGCCCGTTTTGATGAACATTCGCAACACATTTTCAAAAACAAAACCGTTCAAAGGTTATACGATTGCTGGATGTTTGCACGTAACAAAAGAAACCGCAGTACTTGTGGAAACATTCAAACAATGCGGCGCGAACATTGTTTGGTCGGGATGCAAT from Ignavibacteria bacterium includes the following:
- a CDS encoding adenosylhomocysteinase — translated: MTQTKTFKVADIKLASEGRKKIEWAESRMPVLMNIRNTFSKTKPFKGYTIAGCLHVTKETAVLVETFKQCGANIVWSGCN